A genomic segment from Sciurus carolinensis chromosome 1, mSciCar1.2, whole genome shotgun sequence encodes:
- the LOC124980375 gene encoding translation initiation factor IF-2-like, producing the protein MPKKNIQGGRNEQKVQLQTVVCQIRSGQEQVTDRRTFRQGRVPANGAGFLVLRSGARPSAGKAGRGAGAQRGEAAERGAASAHAAASERRARAAWSPDAEPRAGEPIQRPSAGEGVEEGEKEEKEGEVLPRPEKQATLGGGGRNRTPNRRPAPGLGPARVRTPGRGGRLSASQKRAAASQGARAGAPRGQGARRAPPGPGPRRRRRGPGPARTYVGPSCSRGAAPRLRGSAGRARGGAAEVAAAGPGCASLGSGRRARGRLQPSCCCPGRRRPVQVLCCCAALGTADRPLRPPSGPAAPPQGRARLGPTNRRRGSPGAALREVVTNARDLARSRQRSRLRNKPGQQSRESSVLPRASRGVGPGAPALALREGEQEGVRGRAARPGVTSSWGHWERGTVLSSKRKFRWPRVTPGSHSVPCRGKPVTMEGDTIML; encoded by the exons ATGCCTAAGAAAAATATACAAGGGGGCAGAAACGAACAAAAG GTGCAACTTCAAACCGTGGTGTGTCAGATCAGGTCGGGTCAGGAACAGGTCACCGACAGGCGGACATTCAGGCAGGGGCGGGTCCCGGCTAACGGAGCAGGTTTCCTGGTGCTGCGCTCCGGTGCGCGACCCTCTGCTGGGAAGgcaggcagaggggcaggagcGCAGCGCGGGGAGGCGGCGGAGCGCGGGGCCGCGAGTGCACACGCCGCTGCCTCGGAGCGACGCGCCCGGGCGGCGTGGAGCCCCGACGCCGAGCCCCGAGCGGGCGAGCCCATCCAACGGCCGAGCGCCGGAGAAGGAGTGGAAGAGGgtgaaaaggaggagaaagagggggaggTCCTGCCGCGGCCAGAAAAACAGGCCACGCTCGGGGGAGGAGGCAGAAACCGAACACCCAACCGCCGCCCAGCGCCGGGGCTCGGTCCGGCCCGAGTCCGCACCCCGGGCCGCGGGGGCCGGCTCAGCGCCAGCCAGAAGCGGGCGGCGGCGAGCCAGGGAGCGAGAGCCGGCGCCCCCCGAGGACAGGGCGCGCGGCGGGCCCCGCCGGGCCCCGGGCCCCGCCGGCGACGCCGCGGTCCCGGCCCCGCCCGCACTTACGTGGGCCCGAGCTGCAGCAGGGGTGCGGCGCCGAGGCTCCGCGGCTCGGCGGGGCGGGCGCGCGGCGGGGCTGCTGAGGTAGCTGCGGCGGGGCCGGGCTGCGCCTCGCTCGGGTCCGGGCGGCGGGCGCGGGGCCGGCTCCAGCCCTCCTGTTGCTGCCCTGGACGCCGCCGGCCCGTCCAGGTCCTTTGTTGTTGTGCAGCGCTCGGAACAGCTGATCGGCCGCTCCGCCCGCCGTCGGGCCCGGCCGCCCCGCCCCAGGGCCGCGCCAGGCTGGGCCCCACCAATCGGCGGCGCGGGAGCCCCGGGGCCGCCCTGCGAGAGGTTGTCACCAACGCACGTGACCTGGCGCGGAGCCGGCAACGCTCCCGACTCAGGAACAAGCCCGGGCAACAAAGCCGGGAGTCGAGCGTGCTGCCCCGGGCGAGTAGGGGCGTCGGGCCCGGGGCCCCCGCACTGGCGCTGCGGGAAGGAGAGCAGGAAGGAGTGCGAGGAAGAGCGGCAAGACCGGGTGTCACGAGTTCTTGGGGGCACTGGGAACGTGGAACAGTTTTATCCTCTAAGAGAAAGTTTAGGTGGCCGAGAGTGACTCCAGGATCCCATTCTGTCCCGTGTAGG GGAAAGCCAGTCACCATGGAAGGAGACACCATCATGCTGTGA